A single Anopheles arabiensis isolate DONGOLA chromosome X, AaraD3, whole genome shotgun sequence DNA region contains:
- the LOC120906216 gene encoding serine hydroxymethyltransferase isoform X2, whose translation MLHRSSGGLHLNTICNLDRFIHIVFFYYNFNFFETLATMNKHLSMAGNAKLLHETLWDQDPELMDLIRKEKTRQIRGLEMIASENFTSLSVLQCLSSCLHNKYSEGLPGQRYYGGNEFIDQIELLAQKRALEAYRLSPEEWGCNVQPYSGSPANFAVYTALIEPHGRIMGLDLPDGGHLTHGFMTQTKKISATSIFFESMPYKVDPVTGLIDYDKMEETARLFKPKVIIAGISCYSRCLDYKRFREIANQNGAYLFADMAHISGLVAAGVIPSPFEYADVVSTTTHKTLRGPRAGVIFFRKGVRTVKANGEKVMYDLESRINQAVFPGLQGGPHNHAIAGIATCMLQAQSPEFRAYQEQVIKNARALCAGLLEKGYSVATGGTDVHLVLVDLRPVAITGARAEYILEEISIACNKNTVPGDKSALNPSGIRLGTPALTTRGLFEKDMQQVVEFIDRGLRLSKEIANVSGPKLSDFKRILHEDSTFSEKVNNLRKEVEQYSEQFPLPGYADF comes from the exons ATGCTACACCGATCTTCTGGTGGACTGCATTTGAATACGATTTGCAATTTAGATCGATTCATTcacattgtgtttttttattacaattttaacTTTTTCGAAACTTTGGCAACAATGAACAAACATCTATCA ATGGCTGGAAATGCAAAACTATTGCATGAGACCTTGTGGGATCAAGATCCGGAGCTTATGGATTTgataagaaaggaaaagacGCGTCAGATCAGAGGTTTAGAGATGATTGCAAGCGAAAACTTTACTTCTCTCTCTGTGCTGCAGTGTCTCAGCTCCTGTTTGCATAACAAATATTCAGAAGGTTTGCCTGGCCAACG TTACTATGGAGGTAATGAATTTATTGACCAAATAGAGCTTTTGGCTCAAAAACGTGCCCTCGAAGCTTATCGGTTAAGCCCCGAGGAATGGGGTTGCAACGTTCAACCGTATTCTGGTTCACCAGCAAATTTTGCTGTGTACACTGCTCTTATTGAACCGCACGGACGTATCATGGGCCTTGATCTACCCGACGGTGGTCATTTAACCCACGGTTTCATGactcaaacgaaaaaaatatctGCTACATCAATCTTCTTCGAAAGCATGCCATATAAAGTCGATCCAGTTACTGGGTTGATCGATTACGACAAGATGGAGGAGACAGCGCGCCTCTTCAAACCGAAAGTTATTATTGCTGGTATTTCGTGCTACTCGCGTTGTCTGGACTACAAAAGGTTCCGGGAAATTGCCAACCAAAATGGTGCATATTTGTTCGCAGATATGGCACATATTTCTGGGCTAGTTGCGGCCGGAGTGATTCCGTCGCCATTCGAATATGCGGATGTTGTTAGTACCACAACGCATAAGACATTACGTGGCCCCCGTGCAGGAGTAATCTTCTTCCGGAAAGGCGTGCGCACAGTGAAGGCAAACGGCGAAAAGGTAATGTATGATTTGGAATCACGTATCAATCAGGCCGTGTTCCCTGGCCTGCAAGGTGGTCCGCACAATCATGCTATCGCAGGTATCGCCACCTGTATGTTGCAAGCGCAAAGCCCAGAATTCCGCGCCTACCAGGAACAGGTGATAAAAAACGCACGCGCCCTTTGTGCTGGACTGCTTGAGAAAGGATATTCTGTAGCGACGGGTGGTACAGATGTGCATTTGGTGTTGGTAGATTTACGCCCAGTTGCTATTACGGGTGCCCGTGCCGAGTACATCTTAGAGGAAATCTCCATAGCATGCAACAAAAATACTGTTCCAGGTGATAAATCTGCCTTAAATCCATCTGGCATTCGGCTAGGAACTCCGGCACTTACGACGCGCGGTCTTTTTGAGAAAGATATGCAACAGGTAGTGGAATTTATCGATCGTGGATTACGTCTATCGAAGGAAATCGCCAATGTCTCTGGTCCGAAACTGTCTGACTTTAAGCGTATATTACACGAAGACTCCACGTTTAGTGAAAAAGTGAACAATCTGCGCAAGGAAGTGGAACAGTACAGTGAACAATTCCCTCTGCCTGGTTATGCAGACTTCTAA
- the LOC120906216 gene encoding serine hydroxymethyltransferase isoform X3, whose protein sequence is MAGNAKLLHETLWDQDPELMDLIRKEKTRQIRGLEMIASENFTSLSVLQCLSSCLHNKYSEGLPGQRYYGGNEFIDQIELLAQKRALEAYRLSPEEWGCNVQPYSGSPANFAVYTALIEPHGRIMGLDLPDGGHLTHGFMTQTKKISATSIFFESMPYKVDPVTGLIDYDKMEETARLFKPKVIIAGISCYSRCLDYKRFREIANQNGAYLFADMAHISGLVAAGVIPSPFEYADVVSTTTHKTLRGPRAGVIFFRKGVRTVKANGEKVMYDLESRINQAVFPGLQGGPHNHAIAGIATCMLQAQSPEFRAYQEQVIKNARALCAGLLEKGYSVATGGTDVHLVLVDLRPVAITGARAEYILEEISIACNKNTVPGDKSALNPSGIRLGTPALTTRGLFEKDMQQVVEFIDRGLRLSKEIANVSGPKLSDFKRILHEDSTFSEKVNNLRKEVEQYSEQFPLPGYADF, encoded by the exons ATGGCTGGAAATGCAAAACTATTGCATGAGACCTTGTGGGATCAAGATCCGGAGCTTATGGATTTgataagaaaggaaaagacGCGTCAGATCAGAGGTTTAGAGATGATTGCAAGCGAAAACTTTACTTCTCTCTCTGTGCTGCAGTGTCTCAGCTCCTGTTTGCATAACAAATATTCAGAAGGTTTGCCTGGCCAACG TTACTATGGAGGTAATGAATTTATTGACCAAATAGAGCTTTTGGCTCAAAAACGTGCCCTCGAAGCTTATCGGTTAAGCCCCGAGGAATGGGGTTGCAACGTTCAACCGTATTCTGGTTCACCAGCAAATTTTGCTGTGTACACTGCTCTTATTGAACCGCACGGACGTATCATGGGCCTTGATCTACCCGACGGTGGTCATTTAACCCACGGTTTCATGactcaaacgaaaaaaatatctGCTACATCAATCTTCTTCGAAAGCATGCCATATAAAGTCGATCCAGTTACTGGGTTGATCGATTACGACAAGATGGAGGAGACAGCGCGCCTCTTCAAACCGAAAGTTATTATTGCTGGTATTTCGTGCTACTCGCGTTGTCTGGACTACAAAAGGTTCCGGGAAATTGCCAACCAAAATGGTGCATATTTGTTCGCAGATATGGCACATATTTCTGGGCTAGTTGCGGCCGGAGTGATTCCGTCGCCATTCGAATATGCGGATGTTGTTAGTACCACAACGCATAAGACATTACGTGGCCCCCGTGCAGGAGTAATCTTCTTCCGGAAAGGCGTGCGCACAGTGAAGGCAAACGGCGAAAAGGTAATGTATGATTTGGAATCACGTATCAATCAGGCCGTGTTCCCTGGCCTGCAAGGTGGTCCGCACAATCATGCTATCGCAGGTATCGCCACCTGTATGTTGCAAGCGCAAAGCCCAGAATTCCGCGCCTACCAGGAACAGGTGATAAAAAACGCACGCGCCCTTTGTGCTGGACTGCTTGAGAAAGGATATTCTGTAGCGACGGGTGGTACAGATGTGCATTTGGTGTTGGTAGATTTACGCCCAGTTGCTATTACGGGTGCCCGTGCCGAGTACATCTTAGAGGAAATCTCCATAGCATGCAACAAAAATACTGTTCCAGGTGATAAATCTGCCTTAAATCCATCTGGCATTCGGCTAGGAACTCCGGCACTTACGACGCGCGGTCTTTTTGAGAAAGATATGCAACAGGTAGTGGAATTTATCGATCGTGGATTACGTCTATCGAAGGAAATCGCCAATGTCTCTGGTCCGAAACTGTCTGACTTTAAGCGTATATTACACGAAGACTCCACGTTTAGTGAAAAAGTGAACAATCTGCGCAAGGAAGTGGAACAGTACAGTGAACAATTCCCTCTGCCTGGTTATGCAGACTTCTAA
- the LOC120906216 gene encoding serine hydroxymethyltransferase isoform X1 — protein sequence MMISAVRAYLSLAPAFSVRCLSTIMRARVSPHLNYPEASVYTSSLSNTPREGYSNKSCFSSASRKSSSKMAGNAKLLHETLWDQDPELMDLIRKEKTRQIRGLEMIASENFTSLSVLQCLSSCLHNKYSEGLPGQRYYGGNEFIDQIELLAQKRALEAYRLSPEEWGCNVQPYSGSPANFAVYTALIEPHGRIMGLDLPDGGHLTHGFMTQTKKISATSIFFESMPYKVDPVTGLIDYDKMEETARLFKPKVIIAGISCYSRCLDYKRFREIANQNGAYLFADMAHISGLVAAGVIPSPFEYADVVSTTTHKTLRGPRAGVIFFRKGVRTVKANGEKVMYDLESRINQAVFPGLQGGPHNHAIAGIATCMLQAQSPEFRAYQEQVIKNARALCAGLLEKGYSVATGGTDVHLVLVDLRPVAITGARAEYILEEISIACNKNTVPGDKSALNPSGIRLGTPALTTRGLFEKDMQQVVEFIDRGLRLSKEIANVSGPKLSDFKRILHEDSTFSEKVNNLRKEVEQYSEQFPLPGYADF from the exons ATGATGATCAGTGCAGTGAGAGCAtatctctcgctcgctccaGCATTCAGTGTGCGTTGCCTGTCAACGATAATGCGAGCAAGAGTGTCTCCACATCTAAATTATCCAGAAGCATCCGTCTATACCAGTTCTTTGTCGAATACGCCTCGTGAGGGATATAGCAATAAGTCCTGTTTTAGTTCGGCATCGCGAAAATCTTCCTCGAAG ATGGCTGGAAATGCAAAACTATTGCATGAGACCTTGTGGGATCAAGATCCGGAGCTTATGGATTTgataagaaaggaaaagacGCGTCAGATCAGAGGTTTAGAGATGATTGCAAGCGAAAACTTTACTTCTCTCTCTGTGCTGCAGTGTCTCAGCTCCTGTTTGCATAACAAATATTCAGAAGGTTTGCCTGGCCAACG TTACTATGGAGGTAATGAATTTATTGACCAAATAGAGCTTTTGGCTCAAAAACGTGCCCTCGAAGCTTATCGGTTAAGCCCCGAGGAATGGGGTTGCAACGTTCAACCGTATTCTGGTTCACCAGCAAATTTTGCTGTGTACACTGCTCTTATTGAACCGCACGGACGTATCATGGGCCTTGATCTACCCGACGGTGGTCATTTAACCCACGGTTTCATGactcaaacgaaaaaaatatctGCTACATCAATCTTCTTCGAAAGCATGCCATATAAAGTCGATCCAGTTACTGGGTTGATCGATTACGACAAGATGGAGGAGACAGCGCGCCTCTTCAAACCGAAAGTTATTATTGCTGGTATTTCGTGCTACTCGCGTTGTCTGGACTACAAAAGGTTCCGGGAAATTGCCAACCAAAATGGTGCATATTTGTTCGCAGATATGGCACATATTTCTGGGCTAGTTGCGGCCGGAGTGATTCCGTCGCCATTCGAATATGCGGATGTTGTTAGTACCACAACGCATAAGACATTACGTGGCCCCCGTGCAGGAGTAATCTTCTTCCGGAAAGGCGTGCGCACAGTGAAGGCAAACGGCGAAAAGGTAATGTATGATTTGGAATCACGTATCAATCAGGCCGTGTTCCCTGGCCTGCAAGGTGGTCCGCACAATCATGCTATCGCAGGTATCGCCACCTGTATGTTGCAAGCGCAAAGCCCAGAATTCCGCGCCTACCAGGAACAGGTGATAAAAAACGCACGCGCCCTTTGTGCTGGACTGCTTGAGAAAGGATATTCTGTAGCGACGGGTGGTACAGATGTGCATTTGGTGTTGGTAGATTTACGCCCAGTTGCTATTACGGGTGCCCGTGCCGAGTACATCTTAGAGGAAATCTCCATAGCATGCAACAAAAATACTGTTCCAGGTGATAAATCTGCCTTAAATCCATCTGGCATTCGGCTAGGAACTCCGGCACTTACGACGCGCGGTCTTTTTGAGAAAGATATGCAACAGGTAGTGGAATTTATCGATCGTGGATTACGTCTATCGAAGGAAATCGCCAATGTCTCTGGTCCGAAACTGTCTGACTTTAAGCGTATATTACACGAAGACTCCACGTTTAGTGAAAAAGTGAACAATCTGCGCAAGGAAGTGGAACAGTACAGTGAACAATTCCCTCTGCCTGGTTATGCAGACTTCTAA